A genomic stretch from Pseudomonas alkylphenolica includes:
- a CDS encoding LysR family transcriptional regulator — MTESIDLKRIRHLVLLSEELHFSRAAERANLSQTAFSRSIQSLEADLGVRLFDRDTRSVMLTAAGRQLLASGRELLGCAGRLLAEANHIAQAEGGELNFGAGMMAANLYLQDALTVLRKRLPKLVMKVEVNHWNQLVQRLEQDQIEFFVAYTCDPARQSDPRFDITPLPAVPASVFCRGDHPLIQHRSAPSRQQLLDYPWSSVLFDEIAPARLRELLGLAEGTVAPLDLGCNDLQLLRGTTLGSDALLFTWRAWLEEDLRTGAIRDLGALLQPGFPGGRCSIASAIVCHAGRTLSPIARQAIELIKTAADRPQ, encoded by the coding sequence GTGACCGAATCAATAGACCTGAAGCGAATCCGTCATCTGGTGTTGCTCAGTGAGGAGTTGCACTTCTCCCGTGCGGCCGAGCGGGCCAACCTGTCGCAGACCGCCTTCAGCCGCAGCATTCAGTCGCTGGAAGCCGATCTCGGGGTACGCCTGTTCGACCGTGACACCCGTTCGGTGATGCTCACCGCCGCCGGGCGGCAACTGTTGGCCAGCGGGCGGGAACTGCTTGGTTGTGCCGGGCGGCTGCTTGCCGAGGCCAATCACATTGCCCAGGCAGAAGGCGGCGAGTTGAATTTCGGTGCCGGCATGATGGCGGCCAATCTGTACCTGCAGGATGCGCTGACCGTGCTGCGCAAGCGTCTTCCCAAGCTGGTGATGAAGGTCGAGGTCAATCACTGGAATCAGCTGGTGCAGCGTCTGGAGCAGGACCAGATCGAATTCTTCGTCGCCTATACCTGCGACCCGGCGCGCCAGTCCGATCCGCGATTCGATATCACCCCGTTGCCGGCGGTGCCTGCTTCAGTGTTCTGCCGGGGCGATCACCCACTGATTCAGCACAGGTCAGCACCCAGCCGCCAGCAGCTTCTGGACTATCCGTGGAGCTCGGTGCTTTTCGATGAGATAGCGCCGGCGCGCTTGCGTGAACTGTTGGGATTGGCTGAAGGCACGGTCGCGCCATTGGACCTGGGCTGCAATGACTTGCAGTTGTTGCGCGGGACGACGCTGGGCAGCGACGCGTTGCTGTTTACCTGGCGAGCCTGGCTGGAAGAGGATCTGCGCACGGGGGCGATCCGTGATCTGGGAGCGTTGCTGCAGCCCGGTTTTCCCGGTGGCCGCTGCAGCATCGCCAGTGCCATTGTCTGTCACGCCGGACGAACCTTGTCGCCGATTGCGCGGCAGGCCATCGAGCTGATCAAGACGGCGGCTGACCGGCCGCAGTGA
- a CDS encoding amidohydrolase — translation MPLPLRPSILALACFSALSVHAAPTDLNTRIDTLVKQDEGQMIELFKQLHRNPELAFQEKETAALVAKALQAQGFEVKTAIGTTGVVGILRNGPGPVVMYRADMDALPIKEATGLPYQSSKVTPWLGNPSQAVMHACGHDAHTTWLIEVAKVMSQLKDQWSGTLVLVAQPAEEILEGATAMVNNGLYDFAPKPDVLLAAHVSPVYPADSVGLREGPRLAGTDQIDVELPGIGGHGSTPHVTKDPVVMGAMAVMGYQTIISRMVDQSKPAVLTVGAFQAGVNNNIIPVSATLKLNLRWYDAQVRERMIEGIKSVTSGVLVMNDMPADYQAKYTMKGYATPVFNGKAQTELAQAALVQQLGADKVLPGMPPLMGSEDFHMLASPYPDTKVLFLEVGSGKPDVYKNLVERKQLPEAMNHTPGFVVELPAITTGARAVTATLSAFFNKPL, via the coding sequence ATGCCTTTGCCTCTTCGCCCGAGCATTCTTGCCCTTGCCTGTTTCAGTGCCCTCTCGGTACACGCTGCGCCAACCGACCTGAACACCCGCATCGACACCCTGGTAAAACAGGATGAAGGGCAGATGATCGAGCTGTTCAAACAGCTGCACCGCAACCCGGAGCTGGCCTTCCAGGAGAAGGAAACCGCCGCGCTGGTGGCCAAGGCCCTGCAAGCGCAGGGTTTTGAGGTGAAGACGGCGATAGGTACCACTGGCGTGGTGGGTATCCTGCGCAACGGCCCGGGGCCGGTGGTGATGTACCGCGCCGACATGGATGCCCTGCCGATCAAAGAGGCCACCGGCCTGCCCTATCAGAGCAGCAAGGTCACACCCTGGCTCGGCAACCCCAGCCAGGCGGTGATGCATGCCTGCGGCCATGATGCGCATACCACCTGGTTGATCGAGGTGGCCAAGGTCATGAGCCAGCTCAAGGACCAATGGTCAGGCACACTGGTACTGGTCGCACAGCCGGCGGAGGAGATCCTTGAAGGCGCCACCGCCATGGTCAATAACGGCCTCTACGACTTTGCCCCCAAGCCTGACGTACTGCTGGCCGCGCATGTGTCGCCGGTCTACCCGGCGGACAGCGTCGGCCTGCGCGAAGGGCCGCGCCTGGCCGGCACCGACCAGATCGACGTCGAGCTGCCTGGCATCGGCGGGCACGGATCGACCCCGCATGTGACCAAGGACCCGGTGGTGATGGGAGCCATGGCGGTCATGGGCTACCAGACCATCATCAGCCGCATGGTCGATCAATCCAAACCTGCGGTACTCACCGTCGGCGCCTTTCAGGCCGGGGTCAATAACAACATCATCCCGGTCAGTGCCACGCTCAAACTCAACCTGCGCTGGTACGACGCACAGGTTCGCGAGCGGATGATAGAAGGCATCAAATCGGTGACCAGCGGCGTGCTGGTGATGAACGACATGCCGGCCGATTACCAGGCCAAATACACCATGAAGGGCTATGCCACTCCGGTATTCAACGGCAAGGCGCAGACCGAGCTGGCCCAGGCGGCACTGGTGCAGCAGCTCGGTGCCGACAAGGTGCTGCCTGGCATGCCGCCACTGATGGGCTCGGAGGACTTCCATATGCTCGCCAGTCCTTACCCGGATACCAAGGTGCTGTTCCTTGAGGTGGGTTCGGGCAAGCCCGACGTGTACAAGAATCTGGTCGAAAGGAAACAACTGCCAGAGGCGATGAACCACACGCCTGGCTTTGTCGTTGAGCTGCCCGCTATCACCACGGGGGCACGGGCGGTTACCGCGACATTGAGCGCATTCTTCAACAAGCCGCTCTGA
- a CDS encoding methyl-accepting chemotaxis protein produces MAVAEAADIAYSTSLETDSSARSATAVVTQTVEVMRGLETSMQEAANGIEALDKQSQVIGSIIKTISDIAGQTNLLALNAAIEAARAGEQGRGFAVVADEVRQLASRTSTATEEIARVVQQNEQLAKAAVDIIDSSKRQAEQGLTLAGQTGTVIVEIQDGAKKVVNAVGQFSSKLGS; encoded by the coding sequence ATGGCCGTGGCCGAGGCTGCGGATATTGCCTACAGCACTTCGCTGGAAACCGACAGCAGCGCACGCAGCGCCACCGCAGTGGTTACCCAGACTGTGGAGGTGATGCGCGGCCTGGAGACTTCCATGCAGGAGGCGGCCAACGGCATCGAGGCGCTGGACAAGCAATCGCAGGTGATTGGTTCGATCATCAAGACCATCAGCGACATTGCCGGCCAGACCAACCTGCTGGCCCTGAACGCCGCTATTGAAGCGGCTCGTGCCGGTGAGCAGGGCCGTGGGTTTGCCGTGGTTGCCGACGAAGTTCGCCAGTTGGCCTCGCGCACCAGCACCGCCACCGAGGAAATCGCCCGCGTGGTGCAGCAGAACGAACAACTGGCCAAGGCCGCCGTGGATATCATCGACAGCAGCAAGCGTCAGGCCGAACAGGGCCTGACCCTGGCCGGACAGACTGGCACGGTGATCGTCGAAATCCAGGACGGGGCGAAGAAAGTGGTCAATGCCGTGGGGCAGTTCTCCAGCAAGTTGGGTAGCTGA
- a CDS encoding glycosyltransferase family 4 protein, with protein sequence MSAPTLHITLISDTFPPEINGVANTLGRLSEGLLQRGHRVELVRPRQAGDPLGAGNQWQLLCRGWPLPGYPGLQWGQVSMHKLIRRWRRQRPDVLYIATEGPLGLSALRAARRLGIAVVSGFHTNFHQYASDYGFGLLTRMLTHYLRWFHRRTHTTLVPSVSQRLELQRRGFDNLTLLGHGVDSQLFNPGRRSQTLREQWGLENDDIALLHVGRLAPEKNLGVLQQCLQAARQNYPQRRIKLIVVGDGPQRSALQQQLPGALFCGAQRGEALAEHYASGDIFLFPSLTETFGSVVLEALASGLGVVAYDQAAAAQHIRHGHSGALAMPGDQDAFIDACNWLVEDAEALRRVRLNARQHASRQGWPAIVEQFESHLLDACRQGQSNIARLPPAALTIKPESSTPRG encoded by the coding sequence ATGAGCGCACCCACCCTGCATATCACGCTGATCAGCGATACCTTCCCACCGGAAATCAATGGCGTGGCCAATACCCTTGGCCGCTTGAGCGAAGGCTTGCTCCAGCGTGGCCATCGGGTCGAACTGGTGCGCCCGCGCCAGGCTGGCGATCCGTTGGGTGCCGGTAATCAATGGCAACTGCTGTGCCGCGGCTGGCCGTTGCCCGGTTATCCGGGATTGCAGTGGGGACAGGTGTCGATGCACAAGCTGATCCGCCGCTGGCGCCGGCAGCGCCCGGATGTGCTGTACATCGCCACCGAAGGGCCGTTGGGCTTGAGTGCGCTGCGGGCAGCACGCAGATTGGGCATTGCCGTGGTCAGCGGCTTTCACACCAACTTTCATCAGTACGCCAGCGACTACGGCTTCGGGCTGCTGACTCGGATGCTCACACATTACCTGCGCTGGTTTCATCGACGCACGCACACCACGCTGGTGCCCAGCGTCAGCCAGCGCCTTGAACTGCAACGGCGCGGGTTCGACAACCTGACACTGCTGGGCCACGGCGTTGACAGTCAACTGTTCAACCCGGGTAGACGAAGCCAGACGCTACGGGAACAGTGGGGGTTGGAAAATGATGATATCGCCCTGCTGCATGTCGGACGCCTGGCGCCGGAAAAGAACCTCGGTGTGCTCCAGCAATGCCTGCAGGCTGCACGACAAAATTATCCACAGCGACGGATCAAGTTGATTGTGGTCGGCGACGGCCCACAGCGCAGCGCACTCCAGCAACAGTTACCTGGCGCCCTGTTCTGCGGTGCGCAACGGGGTGAAGCGTTGGCCGAACACTACGCCTCGGGAGACATTTTCCTGTTCCCCAGCCTGACCGAAACCTTCGGCAGTGTAGTGCTCGAAGCACTGGCCTCAGGGCTGGGCGTGGTGGCCTACGATCAAGCCGCCGCAGCCCAGCACATCCGCCACGGTCACAGCGGTGCGCTGGCCATGCCGGGTGACCAGGACGCGTTTATCGACGCCTGCAACTGGCTGGTGGAAGACGCCGAAGCGCTGCGTCGGGTACGCCTGAATGCTCGTCAACACGCCAGCCGCCAAGGCTGGCCCGCGATTGTCGAGCAGTTCGAAAGCCACCTGCTGGATGCCTGCCGCCAGGGCCAGAGCAACATCGCGCGCCTGCCCCCGGCAGCCCTGACGATCAAACCAGAGTCGTCAACGCCTCGCGGCTGA
- a CDS encoding NADH:flavin oxidoreductase gives MSATALFTPFQLGTLELPSRVVMAPMTRTFCPGGVPHAKVVEYYRRRAAAGVGLIITEGTTVDHKAANGYPNVPRFHGEDALAGWKKVVDAVHAEGGRIVPQLWHVGSVRRLGTEPDASVPGYGPSEKVKDGQVAVHGMSRDDIREVIEAFAQAARDAQAIGMDGVEIHGAHGYLIDQFFWAASNQRTDEYGGDLAGRSRFANELIQAVRAAVGPDFPIIFRFSQWKQQDYSARLVESAEALGAFLQPLAEAGVDIFHCSTRRFWEPEFEGSELNLAGWTRQLTGKPTITVGSVGLDGEFLQFMVATDKVAQPASLENLLTRLNNDEFDLVAVGRALLVDADWAAKVRDGREQDILPFSREALTTLV, from the coding sequence ATGTCCGCCACCGCACTGTTCACCCCTTTTCAACTGGGTACCCTTGAGCTGCCAAGCCGTGTGGTCATGGCACCGATGACCCGGACCTTCTGCCCCGGCGGTGTACCGCATGCCAAGGTCGTCGAGTACTACCGTCGTCGTGCCGCCGCAGGTGTCGGCCTGATCATCACCGAAGGCACCACAGTCGATCACAAGGCCGCCAACGGCTATCCGAACGTACCGCGCTTCCATGGCGAAGACGCCTTGGCCGGCTGGAAAAAGGTCGTGGATGCCGTGCATGCCGAAGGCGGACGCATCGTTCCGCAACTCTGGCATGTCGGCAGCGTGCGCCGGCTGGGTACCGAGCCGGACGCCAGCGTGCCGGGCTATGGCCCCAGCGAGAAGGTCAAGGATGGCCAGGTGGCGGTCCACGGCATGAGCCGCGACGATATTCGTGAGGTGATCGAAGCCTTCGCCCAGGCCGCCCGCGATGCTCAGGCCATCGGTATGGATGGGGTGGAGATCCACGGCGCCCACGGTTACCTGATCGATCAGTTCTTCTGGGCGGCCAGCAACCAGCGTACTGACGAATACGGTGGCGATCTGGCCGGACGCTCGCGTTTTGCCAATGAGCTGATCCAGGCTGTGCGCGCCGCCGTCGGCCCGGATTTCCCGATCATCTTCCGTTTCTCGCAGTGGAAGCAGCAGGATTACAGCGCTCGCCTGGTGGAAAGCGCCGAGGCGCTGGGCGCGTTCCTGCAGCCGCTGGCCGAAGCGGGTGTGGATATCTTCCATTGCTCCACCCGACGCTTCTGGGAGCCAGAGTTCGAAGGCTCCGAACTGAACCTGGCCGGCTGGACCCGCCAGCTCACCGGCAAGCCGACCATTACCGTCGGTAGCGTTGGCCTAGACGGGGAGTTCCTGCAGTTCATGGTTGCCACCGACAAGGTGGCGCAGCCGGCCAGCCTGGAGAACCTGCTGACGCGCCTGAACAATGATGAGTTCGATCTGGTGGCCGTGGGCCGCGCGCTGTTGGTCGATGCGGATTGGGCGGCCAAGGTTCGCGATGGCCGGGAACAGGACATCCTGCCGTTCAGCCGCGAGGCGTTGACGACTCTGGTTTGA
- a CDS encoding glutathione peroxidase, producing MSAFHDLKLQALNGQELPLAPFKGQVVLVVNVASKCGLTPQYAALENLYQQYKGKGFSVLGLPCNQFAGQEPGTEDEIQQFCSLNYGVSFPLSSKLEVNGAERHQLYRLLAGEGAEFPGDITWNFEKFLVGKDGRVLARFSPRTAPDDSTVVTAIEKALA from the coding sequence ATGAGTGCATTTCACGACCTGAAGTTGCAGGCGCTGAATGGCCAGGAGTTGCCTCTGGCGCCGTTCAAGGGCCAGGTGGTGCTGGTGGTCAATGTCGCCTCCAAGTGTGGCCTGACCCCGCAATACGCGGCACTGGAAAATCTGTATCAGCAGTACAAAGGCAAAGGTTTCAGTGTCCTGGGCCTGCCGTGCAATCAGTTTGCCGGGCAAGAGCCGGGCACTGAAGATGAAATCCAGCAGTTCTGCAGCCTGAACTACGGTGTGAGCTTCCCGCTCAGTAGCAAGCTGGAGGTCAATGGCGCCGAGCGTCATCAGCTGTATCGCTTGCTGGCCGGGGAAGGCGCGGAGTTTCCTGGCGACATCACCTGGAACTTCGAGAAGTTTCTGGTCGGCAAGGATGGCCGGGTGCTGGCGCGCTTCTCGCCACGTACTGCGCCGGATGATTCGACCGTGGTGACGGCGATCGAAAAAGCGTTGGCTTGA
- a CDS encoding FKBP-type peptidyl-prolyl cis-trans isomerase, whose translation MLIAANKAVSIDYTLTNDAGEVIDSSAGGAPLVYLHGAGNIIPGLEKALEGKSAGDELEVAIEPEDAYGEYLAELVSTLNRSMFEGVDQLEVGMQFHASAPDGQMQIVTIRDLDGDDVTVDGNHPLAGQRLNFKVKVVNIRDASEEEVAHGHVHGEGGHHH comes from the coding sequence ATGCTGATCGCCGCCAACAAGGCTGTCTCCATCGACTATACCCTGACCAACGACGCTGGTGAGGTCATCGACAGCTCCGCCGGCGGCGCTCCGCTGGTCTACCTGCATGGCGCAGGCAACATCATTCCAGGCCTGGAAAAAGCCCTGGAAGGCAAATCTGCCGGCGACGAGCTGGAAGTTGCCATCGAGCCGGAAGACGCTTACGGCGAATACCTGGCCGAACTGGTCAGCACCCTGAACCGCAGCATGTTCGAAGGCGTCGATCAGCTGGAAGTGGGCATGCAGTTCCACGCTTCCGCGCCTGATGGCCAGATGCAGATCGTGACCATCCGCGATCTGGACGGCGACGACGTGACTGTCGACGGTAACCACCCGCTGGCCGGTCAGCGCCTGAACTTCAAGGTCAAGGTTGTCAACATCCGTGACGCCAGCGAAGAAGAAGTAGCCCATGGCCACGTCCATGGCGAAGGTGGCCATCACCACTGA
- the pta gene encoding phosphate acetyltransferase, giving the protein MQTFFIAPTDFGVGLTSISLGLVRTLERAGLKVGFFKPIAQPHPGDTGPERSTELIARTHGLKPPKPLSLAHVERMLGDGQLDELLEEIITLYQQACIGKDVVVVEGMVPTRHASYAARVNLHLAKSLDAEVILVSAPENEVLTELSGRVELQAQLFGGPKDPKVLGVILNKVRTDESMSVFAERLKEHSPLLRGDDFRLLGCIPYQADLNAPRTRDVAELLGAQVLNAGDYEQRRMNKIIICARTVANTVPLLKPGTLVVTPGDRDDIILAVSLAAINGVPLAGLLLTSDSKPDPRILELCQGALLAGLPILSVSTGSYDTANQLNQLNKEIPVDDRERAEIITDFVASYLDADWLHQRCGTPRELRLSPAVFRYQLIQRAQQANKRIVLPEGAEPMTVQAAAICQARGIARCVLLAKPDDVQAVARAQGITLPEGLEILDPDLIRERYVEPMVRLRKSKSLNAPMAEQQLEDPVVIGTMMLALDEVDGLVSGLVHSTANTIRPALQLIKTAPGCSLVSSVFFMLFPEQVLVYGDCVMNPHPTASELAEIALQSADSAEAFGIAPRVAMISYSSGDSASGEEVEKVREATLLAQESQRSLQIDGPLQYDTAANLEIARELAPNSQVAGRATVYVFPDLNTGNTTHKAVQRSADCVSLGPMLQGLRKPVNDLPRGAQVDDIVYTIALTAIQANRSLDS; this is encoded by the coding sequence ATGCAGACATTTTTCATCGCGCCGACCGACTTTGGTGTCGGCCTGACCTCCATCAGCCTGGGCCTGGTGCGCACCCTTGAGCGCGCCGGGCTGAAAGTCGGCTTCTTCAAGCCGATTGCCCAGCCGCACCCCGGCGATACCGGCCCCGAGCGCTCCACCGAGCTGATCGCCCGCACCCATGGCCTCAAGCCGCCCAAACCGTTGAGCCTGGCGCATGTCGAGCGCATGCTCGGCGATGGCCAGCTCGATGAGCTGCTCGAAGAAATCATCACCCTGTACCAGCAAGCGTGCATCGGCAAGGACGTGGTGGTCGTCGAAGGCATGGTCCCGACCCGTCACGCCAGCTATGCCGCCCGGGTCAACCTGCACCTGGCCAAGAGCCTGGATGCCGAGGTGATCCTGGTGTCGGCCCCGGAAAACGAAGTGCTCACCGAGCTCTCCGGCCGGGTCGAGTTGCAGGCCCAGCTGTTCGGCGGCCCGAAAGACCCGAAAGTACTCGGTGTGATCCTCAACAAGGTGCGCACCGACGAGAGCATGAGCGTGTTCGCCGAACGCCTGAAAGAACACTCACCATTGCTGCGCGGCGATGATTTCCGCCTGCTCGGCTGTATTCCTTATCAGGCCGACCTCAACGCCCCGCGTACTCGCGATGTGGCCGAGCTGCTCGGTGCCCAGGTACTCAACGCTGGTGATTACGAACAGCGGCGGATGAACAAGATCATCATCTGTGCCCGTACCGTGGCCAATACCGTGCCGCTGCTCAAGCCCGGCACCTTGGTGGTAACGCCGGGCGACCGCGACGACATCATCCTTGCCGTGAGTCTGGCGGCGATTAACGGCGTACCGTTGGCTGGGCTGCTGCTGACCAGCGACAGCAAGCCTGACCCGCGCATTCTCGAACTGTGCCAAGGCGCGCTGCTGGCCGGTTTGCCAATCCTGTCGGTGAGCACCGGTTCCTACGACACGGCTAACCAGTTGAACCAGCTGAACAAGGAAATTCCGGTGGATGACCGCGAACGCGCGGAAATCATTACCGACTTCGTCGCCAGCTACCTGGATGCCGACTGGCTGCACCAGCGCTGCGGCACGCCGCGCGAGCTGCGCCTGTCGCCAGCCGTGTTCCGCTATCAGTTGATCCAGCGCGCCCAGCAAGCCAACAAGCGCATTGTCCTGCCTGAAGGCGCCGAGCCGATGACCGTGCAGGCCGCCGCCATCTGCCAGGCCCGCGGCATCGCCCGTTGTGTGCTACTGGCCAAGCCCGACGACGTTCAGGCCGTGGCTCGCGCCCAGGGCATTACCTTGCCCGAAGGCCTGGAGATTCTTGATCCGGACCTGATCCGCGAACGCTATGTCGAGCCGATGGTCAGACTGCGCAAGAGCAAGAGCCTCAACGCCCCCATGGCCGAACAGCAACTGGAAGACCCGGTGGTGATCGGCACCATGATGCTGGCCCTGGATGAGGTCGATGGCCTGGTCTCCGGTCTGGTTCACTCCACTGCCAATACCATCCGCCCGGCCCTGCAGCTGATCAAGACCGCGCCGGGCTGCAGCCTGGTGTCGTCAGTATTCTTCATGCTGTTCCCCGAACAGGTACTGGTGTACGGCGACTGCGTGATGAACCCGCACCCTACCGCCAGCGAACTGGCGGAAATCGCCCTGCAAAGTGCCGACTCCGCCGAAGCCTTCGGCATCGCCCCACGGGTGGCGATGATCAGCTATTCCAGCGGCGACTCGGCCAGTGGCGAAGAGGTGGAGAAAGTCCGCGAAGCCACCCTGCTGGCCCAGGAAAGCCAACGCAGCCTGCAGATCGACGGCCCGTTGCAGTACGACACCGCCGCTAACCTGGAGATTGCCCGGGAACTGGCACCCAACAGCCAGGTGGCAGGGCGCGCGACCGTCTATGTCTTCCCCGACCTGAACACCGGCAACACCACCCACAAAGCGGTGCAACGCAGCGCTGATTGCGTGAGCCTCGGGCCGATGCTGCAAGGCCTGCGCAAACCGGTCAACGACCTGCCGCGCGGCGCCCAGGTCGACGACATCGTCTACACCATTGCCCTGACCGCGATTCAGGCCAACCGCTCACTGGATAGCTGA
- a CDS encoding acyltransferase, with product MLGLLPAPLRGVIASLLLGLNTIVCCTPLFIVSLFKLCLPFAAAQRVTDELMRHIHEAWISNNNAWINLLGKARWQVEGLAGLDYQHSYLITSNHQSWVDILVLQYVLNRRIRPLKFFLKQVLIWVPVIGLAWWALGFPFMKRYSKAYLAKHPEKAGKDLETTRRTCAKFRGKPTAIFNFAEGTRFTPAKHRQQQSPYKHLLKPKAGGIAFVLDAMGEQLQSIVNVTLHYPAGAPGFWDLLCGRVKHIVVHLEELAIPQEFLGKNYDQDEAYRLAFQQWINQLWQDKDALLERLEHNTPA from the coding sequence ATGCTCGGATTGCTACCCGCGCCACTGCGCGGGGTGATTGCCTCGCTGCTGCTGGGGCTCAACACCATTGTCTGCTGCACCCCGTTGTTCATCGTCAGCCTGTTCAAGCTGTGCCTGCCGTTCGCGGCAGCGCAGCGGGTCACCGATGAACTGATGCGCCATATCCACGAAGCCTGGATCAGCAACAACAACGCCTGGATCAACCTGCTGGGCAAGGCACGCTGGCAGGTCGAAGGCCTGGCCGGGCTGGATTACCAGCACAGCTACCTGATCACCAGCAATCACCAGAGCTGGGTCGATATCCTGGTGTTGCAGTACGTGCTCAACCGCCGCATCCGCCCGCTGAAGTTCTTCCTCAAGCAGGTGCTGATCTGGGTACCGGTGATCGGCCTGGCCTGGTGGGCGCTGGGCTTTCCGTTCATGAAACGCTACTCCAAGGCGTACCTGGCCAAGCACCCGGAAAAAGCCGGCAAAGACCTGGAAACCACCCGTCGCACCTGTGCAAAATTTCGCGGCAAGCCCACGGCCATCTTCAACTTCGCCGAAGGCACGCGCTTCACCCCGGCCAAGCATCGCCAGCAGCAATCGCCCTACAAGCACCTGCTTAAACCCAAGGCCGGAGGAATTGCCTTTGTACTGGATGCGATGGGCGAGCAATTGCAGTCGATCGTCAACGTCACCCTTCACTACCCGGCGGGTGCGCCAGGATTCTGGGATTTGCTCTGCGGGCGGGTGAAGCACATCGTTGTGCACCTGGAAGAACTGGCGATCCCGCAAGAGTTTCTGGGCAAGAACTACGACCAGGATGAAGCCTATCGCCTGGCTTTCCAGCAATGGATCAACCAGTTGTGGCAAGACAAGGACGCCCTGCTCGAGCGTCTTGAACACAACACGCCGGCCTGA
- a CDS encoding OmpA family protein: protein MFTMRRLTIVATVAALMTGCAGQSPYDSQGQAQQGSTGMSKTAKYGGLGALAGAIAGAAIDHDNRGKGALIGAAAVGAAAAGYGYYADKQEAALRASMANTGVEVQREGDQIKLIMPGNITFATDSANIAPSFYSPLNNLANSFKQYNQNTIEVVGYTDSTGSRQHNMDLSQRRAQSVVSYLTSQGVDASRVSARGQGPDQPIASNADANGRAQNRRVEVNLKPIPGQQYQ from the coding sequence ATGTTCACCATGCGTCGTTTGACTATCGTCGCTACCGTTGCCGCCCTGATGACTGGTTGTGCGGGCCAGAGCCCGTACGACAGCCAGGGCCAGGCGCAACAAGGCTCCACCGGGATGAGCAAAACCGCCAAGTACGGTGGTCTGGGTGCGCTGGCTGGTGCCATTGCCGGTGCGGCCATCGATCACGACAACCGTGGCAAAGGCGCACTGATCGGTGCCGCCGCCGTCGGTGCCGCAGCTGCCGGTTACGGCTACTACGCCGACAAACAGGAAGCCGCCCTGCGTGCGAGCATGGCCAACACCGGTGTCGAAGTACAGCGTGAGGGTGACCAGATCAAGCTGATCATGCCGGGCAACATCACCTTCGCCACCGATTCGGCGAACATCGCCCCAAGCTTCTACTCGCCGCTGAACAACCTGGCCAACTCCTTCAAACAGTACAACCAGAACACCATTGAAGTGGTCGGCTACACCGACAGCACCGGCAGCCGTCAGCACAACATGGACCTGTCGCAGCGTCGTGCACAGTCGGTGGTCTCTTACCTGACCTCCCAGGGCGTCGATGCCAGCCGTGTGAGCGCCCGTGGCCAGGGCCCGGATCAACCGATTGCCAGCAACGCCGACGCCAACGGCCGTGCGCAGAACCGTCGGGTAGAGGTCAACCTCAAGCCGATTCCAGGTCAGCAGTACCAGTAA
- a CDS encoding MBL fold metallo-hydrolase, giving the protein MESGKPSLIRETFPVGPLQCNCTIIGDPISKKAIVVDPGGNHEQILARLDAHGLKVVSIIHTHAHLDHFLASGQLKEKTGATLHLHKDDQFLWDNLEMQCQMFGVPYTPVPSPDRWLADDEELACGCGVALHTPGHTPGSMSFWFADAKLLIAGDTLFRRGIGRTDLWGGDQATIVRSIKQRLYSLDEDATVVTGHGPDTRLGDEMRQNPFVRA; this is encoded by the coding sequence ATGGAATCCGGAAAACCCTCGCTCATCCGCGAAACCTTCCCCGTCGGCCCGTTGCAGTGCAATTGCACCATCATCGGCGACCCGATCAGCAAAAAGGCCATCGTCGTCGATCCGGGTGGTAACCATGAGCAGATCCTCGCCCGCCTGGATGCGCATGGCCTGAAGGTGGTGAGCATCATCCATACCCACGCGCACCTGGATCATTTCCTGGCCTCCGGGCAACTGAAGGAAAAGACCGGTGCCACGTTGCACCTGCACAAGGACGATCAGTTCCTCTGGGACAACCTGGAAATGCAATGCCAGATGTTCGGCGTGCCTTACACGCCTGTGCCCTCGCCAGACCGCTGGCTGGCCGATGACGAAGAGCTGGCCTGTGGCTGCGGGGTGGCGCTGCACACGCCGGGGCACACGCCGGGCTCGATGAGCTTCTGGTTTGCCGATGCCAAGCTGCTGATCGCCGGCGATACCCTGTTCCGTCGTGGCATTGGTCGCACTGATTTGTGGGGCGGTGATCAAGCGACCATCGTACGTTCGATCAAACAGCGCCTGTACAGCCTGGATGAGGACGCCACCGTGGTCACCGGGCATGGCCCGGATACCCGTCTGGGCGATGAGATGCGCCAGAACCCCTTTGTGCGTGCCTGA